The Scleropages formosus chromosome 11, fSclFor1.1, whole genome shotgun sequence genome window below encodes:
- the LOC108924145 gene encoding uncharacterized protein LOC108924145, with product MGCSCCRMIKSYIYDPSVSEDVPGQKTDSSTNSLYQRKPLEVDRDQKARGYQNFGYSSKSSEGLKRGVEKLEIDNNEINRLHAALPPQEQGGDVQVGTGGWSPYIIEPEDSSQRCTVPKCVGPGNSPLLDREGLCCCSPGKLPTWQEDRQPPHGNPHERGDVWEGLPGDRGTLDGGFGYTGLTETGYASTASLSTTDTRVSHLDGEDDAASTGVATEGRSSEEVALEVEEGGDDAGSITDSDVAEALAALDAATAGEDFE from the coding sequence CTACATCTATGATCCGTCCGTGTCTGAGGATGTTCCCGGACAGAAGACGGACTCCAGCACAAACTCCCTGTACCAGCGCAAACCCTTGGAAGTGGACAGGGACCAGAAGGCGCGAGGCTATCAGAACTTTGGTTACAGCAGCAAGAGCTCAGAGGGGCTGAAAAGGGGTGTGGAGAAGCTGGAGATTGACAACAATGAGATCAACCGCCTGCACGCGGCACTGCCCCCCCAGGAGCAGGGCGGTGATGTTCAGGTGGGCACCGGAGGGTGGAGTCCCTACATCATTGAGCCCGAAGACTCTAGCCAGAGGTGCACGGTGCCAAAGTGCGTGGGTCCTGGAAACAGTCCGCTTCTGGACCGCGAAggcctctgctgctgctcaccTGGCAAGCTCCCCACGTGGCAGGAGGACAGGCAGCCCCCCCACGGGAATCCCCACGAACGAGGTGACGTGTGGGAAGGCCTTCCGGGCGACAGGGGTACGCTGGATGGAGGCTTTGGCTACACCGGTCTGACGGAAACGGGCTACGCCAGCACCGCCAGCCTCTCCACCACCGACACCAGAGTGAGCCACCTGGACGGGGAGGATGACGCGGCATCTACCGGTGTCGCCACAGAGGGCAGGAGCTCCGAGGAGGTGGCGTTGGAAGTGGAGGAGGGAGGCGATGACGCCGGAAGCATCACGGATTCGGACGTGGCCGAGGCGC